One region of Bombus affinis isolate iyBomAffi1 chromosome 5, iyBomAffi1.2, whole genome shotgun sequence genomic DNA includes:
- the LOC126915962 gene encoding carbohydrate-responsive element-binding protein isoform X6: MEVLAHAIYLCIISVILKQNTLVCQFASPLDVDTHNKPEAVVLEGKYWKRKLAAVTAEYKKWRMFYRNKILGWTNKDGTEMKMAVSFQMESMDVLDWGNGLGISGNYGAGTGSTHGGTSGTPGGESMMVDEDYMELMTDTLFSTISSNQPIYFPDPREIARGASLADFIQPSLGPLQPNLDDFMDTLEPLQEFLNSKLPPVPEEDDMFRNSTLNANYPDLDLMTPMNQINELSQESAAKNEQASQQPALAQNEQGGTIQNLQYTAKIYTQPQPEPTNAFRNNITLSENYSTIQQSYEPAATSQPVREKSRPSRVSSRNSRVIQQPQQQRTSTYQRTAQQQNSAYQQQQAPQQQSYAMEIQSVQLTPVQNQVQMPALNDQSAQIPPIAAHVQNLVTVQQTFGQTNSTVSTQHRSIRPLPPVAPISSKPYKVVQPQQCYKFPTLPQNFNAQQCKFNTNNFKTHPPQQVVSVSAEQPSQSPILLQCRPSGLDLTTPTVQPTKLLPQPAASNSEKEEVFAVPKYQMKAKNRSRSSSSLTASRIHPPPLVSAASDPALNLNNNVLLAQLLTNNTSGVHTMNMTADNVMPTVTQTTTTMKHILPMFPPSASPTQVTTTHHITTPVTVQTMQTSTMQVQPQQQAMQQTTCSQQMLLNTNTQAHQSQNSPGSPKDSSNAHSPQGLNLSPLHSPMSIGSPLSPSRGYIKGESERGQYKEQRRVGHIHAEQKRRYNIKNGFDMLHNLIPQLNQNPNTKMSKAAMLQKGADYIRQLRAERNQLKEEMDTLRHQIECLNTSISNCQSMLPATGAPISRHRTNKMKEMFDEYVRTRTRENWKFWIFSVLLEPLMISFNTSVSTASIEDLYRSTILWVEQHCSLVDLRPAVLNSLRYLCTATDILSDPGRLPEEALAAVNRTERRRSTQ, from the exons TTATCTTTGTATCATTTCAGTTATATTGAAGCAGAACACGCTGGTGTGCCAGTTCGCGTCTCCATTGGATGTTGATACTCATAATAAACCCGAG GCGGTAGTCTTAGAGGGCAAATACTGGAAGCGAAAACTTGCTGCGGTTACTGCGGAGTACAAGAAATGGCGTATGTTCTACCGGAACAAAATCCTTGGTTGGACGAACAAGGATGGCACCGAGATG AAAATGGCGGTATCGTTTCAGATGGAATCGATGGACGTGTTAGATTGGGGCAACGGATTGGGCATCTCGGGCAACTATGGTGCAGGTACAGGCAGCACACACGGTGGGACCAGTGGGACTCCAGGAGGAGAGAGTATGATGGTTGATGAAGATTACATGGAGCTCATGACTGATACGTTATTTTCGACAATCAGTTCAAATCAACCAATATACTTTCCCGATCCGAGAGAAATTG CGCGTGGAGCTAGTCTGGCGGATTTTATACAACCCAGCTTGGGACCGCTCCAGCCAAATTTAGATGATTTTATGGACACTCTTGAACCGTTGCAAG aatttttaaattcgaAGTTGCCCCCTGTCCCGGAAGAGGACGACATGTTTCGAAATAGTACCTTGAACGCGAACTATCCTGATCTCGACTTAATGACGCCTATGAATCAGATAAACGAGCTGAGCCAAGAATCAGCAGCAAAGAACGAGCAAGCTTCACAGCAGCCAGCGTTAGCACAGAACGAACAAGGAGGTACTATACAGAATCTGCAATACACTGCAAAAATATATACTCAACCTCAGCCAGAGCCAACGAATGCGTTCAGGAATAATAT AACTCTGAGTGAGAATTATAGTACCATACAACAAAGTTATGAACCCGCTGCAACCAGTCAACCTGTCAGGGAGAAAAGTCGGCCAAGTAGAGTTTCTTCGAGGAATAGTCGAGTGATCCAGCAACCTCAGCAACAACGGACATCAACGTATCAACGAACGGCGCAACAACAAAATTCAGCGTACCAACAACAACAAGCTCCGCAGCAACAATCTTACGCCATGGAGATCCAATCCGTTCAATTAACACCGGTTCAAAATCAAGTGCAGATGCCAGCGTTGAACGACCAGTCTGCTCAAATCCCGCCTATCGCTGCTCATGTTCAAAATCTGGTAACGGTACAGCAAACTTTTGGACAAACAAATTCTACAGTGTCGACGCAACACAGGAGCATCAGGCCTCTACCACCGGTCGCACCGATCTCATCAAAACCGTACAAAGTCGTTCAACCGCAACAGTGTTATAAGTTTCCCACACTTCCGCAAAACTTTAATGCGCAGCAATGCAAATTCAACACCAATAATTTCAAG ACACACCCACCGCAACAAGTCGTATCGGTTTCCGCGGAGCAACCGTCGCAATCACCGATACTGTTACAGTGCAGACCCTCCGGTTTGGATCTTACTACGCCGACCGTACAACCTACGAAATTGTTACCGCAACCTGCCGCGTCCAATTCGGAGAAAGAGGAAGTTTTTGCCGTACCCAAG TATCAGATGAAAGCAAAGAATAGGTCTCGAAGTAGTTCGTCCTTAACCGCATCAAGAATCCATCCGCCACCATTAGTATCAGCGGCGAGCGATCCCGCTCTAAATCTAAATAACAATGTTTTGCTCGCACAGTTACTCACGAATA ACACATCTGGTGTACACACAATGAATATGACGGCTGATAATGTAATGCCGACAGTGACCCAAACAACTACTACTATGAAACACATCTTACCTATGTTTCCACCTTCAGCTTCGCCTACGCAGGTAACAACCACCCACCATATTACCACGCCGGTCACTGTCCAAACCATGCAAACATCTACGATGCAAGTGCAACCGCAACAACAG GCAATGCAACAGACTACTTGCAGCCAACAAATGCTATTAAATACAAACACCCAAGCGCATCAGTCACAAAATAGTCCCGGGTCACCAAAGGATAGTTCTAACGCGCACAGTCCTCAAGGGTTAAACCTCAGTCCTTTGCACAGTCCGATGAGTATAGGAAGCCCATTGTCACCGAGTAGAGGTTACATAAAAGGTGAATCAGAACGAGGACAATACAAAGAACAAAGACGAGTCGGGCACATTCATGCGGAACAAAAACGtagatataatattaaaaatggatTTGACATGCTGCACAATTTGATACCGCAGCTTAATCAAAATCCGAATACGAAGATGAGCAAAGCCGCTATGCTGCAAAAAGGAGCAGATTATATTAGGCAGTTAAGGGCGGAGAGGAATCAGTTGAAGGAGGAGATGGATACTTTAAGACATCAAATCGAGTGCCTTAATACGTCTATTAG TAATTGTCAATCCATGCTTCCTGCAACGGGTGCTCCAATTTCTAGACACAGAacgaataaaatgaaagaaatgttCGATGAGTATGTACGCACGCGTACACGGGAGAATTGGAAATTTTGGATC TTCAGTGTATTGCTTGAGCCTCTAATGATTTCTTTTAATACCTCGGTATCCACCGCGAGTATTGAAG
- the LOC126915962 gene encoding carbohydrate-responsive element-binding protein isoform X8: MFYRNKILGWTNKDGTEMKMAVSFQMESMDVLDWGNGLGISGNYGAGTGSTHGGTSGTPGGESMMVDEDYMELMTDTLFSTISSNQPIYFPDPREIARGASLADFIQPSLGPLQPNLDDFMDTLEPLQEFLNSKLPPVPEEDDMFRNSTLNANYPDLDLMTPMNQINELSQESAAKNEQASQQPALAQNEQGGTIQNLQYTAKIYTQPQPEPTNAFRNNITLSENYSTIQQSYEPAATSQPVREKSRPSRVSSRNSRVIQQPQQQRTSTYQRTAQQQNSAYQQQQAPQQQSYAMEIQSVQLTPVQNQVQMPALNDQSAQIPPIAAHVQNLVTVQQTFGQTNSTVSTQHRSIRPLPPVAPISSKPYKVVQPQQCYKFPTLPQNFNAQQCKFNTNNFKTHPPQQVVSVSAEQPSQSPILLQCRPSGLDLTTPTVQPTKLLPQPAASNSEKEEVFAVPKYQMKAKNRSRSSSSLTASRIHPPPLVSAASDPALNLNNNVLLAQLLTNNTSGVHTMNMTADNVMPTVTQTTTTMKHILPMFPPSASPTQVTTTHHITTPVTVQTMQTSTMQVQPQQQAMQQTTCSQQMLLNTNTQAHQSQNSPGSPKDSSNAHSPQGLNLSPLHSPMSIGSPLSPSRGYIKGESERGQYKEQRRVGHIHAEQKRRYNIKNGFDMLHNLIPQLNQNPNTKMSKAAMLQKGADYIRQLRAERNQLKEEMDTLRHQIECLNTSISNCQSMLPATGAPISRHRTNKMKEMFDEYVRTRTRENWKFWIFSVLLEPLMISFNTSVSTASIEDLYRSTILWVEQHCSLVDLRPAVLNSLRYLCTATDILSDPGRLPEEALAAVNRTERRRSTQ, encoded by the exons ATGTTCTACCGGAACAAAATCCTTGGTTGGACGAACAAGGATGGCACCGAGATG AAAATGGCGGTATCGTTTCAGATGGAATCGATGGACGTGTTAGATTGGGGCAACGGATTGGGCATCTCGGGCAACTATGGTGCAGGTACAGGCAGCACACACGGTGGGACCAGTGGGACTCCAGGAGGAGAGAGTATGATGGTTGATGAAGATTACATGGAGCTCATGACTGATACGTTATTTTCGACAATCAGTTCAAATCAACCAATATACTTTCCCGATCCGAGAGAAATTG CGCGTGGAGCTAGTCTGGCGGATTTTATACAACCCAGCTTGGGACCGCTCCAGCCAAATTTAGATGATTTTATGGACACTCTTGAACCGTTGCAAG aatttttaaattcgaAGTTGCCCCCTGTCCCGGAAGAGGACGACATGTTTCGAAATAGTACCTTGAACGCGAACTATCCTGATCTCGACTTAATGACGCCTATGAATCAGATAAACGAGCTGAGCCAAGAATCAGCAGCAAAGAACGAGCAAGCTTCACAGCAGCCAGCGTTAGCACAGAACGAACAAGGAGGTACTATACAGAATCTGCAATACACTGCAAAAATATATACTCAACCTCAGCCAGAGCCAACGAATGCGTTCAGGAATAATAT AACTCTGAGTGAGAATTATAGTACCATACAACAAAGTTATGAACCCGCTGCAACCAGTCAACCTGTCAGGGAGAAAAGTCGGCCAAGTAGAGTTTCTTCGAGGAATAGTCGAGTGATCCAGCAACCTCAGCAACAACGGACATCAACGTATCAACGAACGGCGCAACAACAAAATTCAGCGTACCAACAACAACAAGCTCCGCAGCAACAATCTTACGCCATGGAGATCCAATCCGTTCAATTAACACCGGTTCAAAATCAAGTGCAGATGCCAGCGTTGAACGACCAGTCTGCTCAAATCCCGCCTATCGCTGCTCATGTTCAAAATCTGGTAACGGTACAGCAAACTTTTGGACAAACAAATTCTACAGTGTCGACGCAACACAGGAGCATCAGGCCTCTACCACCGGTCGCACCGATCTCATCAAAACCGTACAAAGTCGTTCAACCGCAACAGTGTTATAAGTTTCCCACACTTCCGCAAAACTTTAATGCGCAGCAATGCAAATTCAACACCAATAATTTCAAG ACACACCCACCGCAACAAGTCGTATCGGTTTCCGCGGAGCAACCGTCGCAATCACCGATACTGTTACAGTGCAGACCCTCCGGTTTGGATCTTACTACGCCGACCGTACAACCTACGAAATTGTTACCGCAACCTGCCGCGTCCAATTCGGAGAAAGAGGAAGTTTTTGCCGTACCCAAG TATCAGATGAAAGCAAAGAATAGGTCTCGAAGTAGTTCGTCCTTAACCGCATCAAGAATCCATCCGCCACCATTAGTATCAGCGGCGAGCGATCCCGCTCTAAATCTAAATAACAATGTTTTGCTCGCACAGTTACTCACGAATA ACACATCTGGTGTACACACAATGAATATGACGGCTGATAATGTAATGCCGACAGTGACCCAAACAACTACTACTATGAAACACATCTTACCTATGTTTCCACCTTCAGCTTCGCCTACGCAGGTAACAACCACCCACCATATTACCACGCCGGTCACTGTCCAAACCATGCAAACATCTACGATGCAAGTGCAACCGCAACAACAG GCAATGCAACAGACTACTTGCAGCCAACAAATGCTATTAAATACAAACACCCAAGCGCATCAGTCACAAAATAGTCCCGGGTCACCAAAGGATAGTTCTAACGCGCACAGTCCTCAAGGGTTAAACCTCAGTCCTTTGCACAGTCCGATGAGTATAGGAAGCCCATTGTCACCGAGTAGAGGTTACATAAAAGGTGAATCAGAACGAGGACAATACAAAGAACAAAGACGAGTCGGGCACATTCATGCGGAACAAAAACGtagatataatattaaaaatggatTTGACATGCTGCACAATTTGATACCGCAGCTTAATCAAAATCCGAATACGAAGATGAGCAAAGCCGCTATGCTGCAAAAAGGAGCAGATTATATTAGGCAGTTAAGGGCGGAGAGGAATCAGTTGAAGGAGGAGATGGATACTTTAAGACATCAAATCGAGTGCCTTAATACGTCTATTAG TAATTGTCAATCCATGCTTCCTGCAACGGGTGCTCCAATTTCTAGACACAGAacgaataaaatgaaagaaatgttCGATGAGTATGTACGCACGCGTACACGGGAGAATTGGAAATTTTGGATC TTCAGTGTATTGCTTGAGCCTCTAATGATTTCTTTTAATACCTCGGTATCCACCGCGAGTATTGAAG
- the LOC126915962 gene encoding carbohydrate-responsive element-binding protein isoform X7, whose product MQFILKQNTLVCQFASPLDVDTHNKPEAVVLEGKYWKRKLAAVTAEYKKWRMFYRNKILGWTNKDGTEMKMAVSFQMESMDVLDWGNGLGISGNYGAGTGSTHGGTSGTPGGESMMVDEDYMELMTDTLFSTISSNQPIYFPDPREIARGASLADFIQPSLGPLQPNLDDFMDTLEPLQEFLNSKLPPVPEEDDMFRNSTLNANYPDLDLMTPMNQINELSQESAAKNEQASQQPALAQNEQGGTIQNLQYTAKIYTQPQPEPTNAFRNNITLSENYSTIQQSYEPAATSQPVREKSRPSRVSSRNSRVIQQPQQQRTSTYQRTAQQQNSAYQQQQAPQQQSYAMEIQSVQLTPVQNQVQMPALNDQSAQIPPIAAHVQNLVTVQQTFGQTNSTVSTQHRSIRPLPPVAPISSKPYKVVQPQQCYKFPTLPQNFNAQQCKFNTNNFKTHPPQQVVSVSAEQPSQSPILLQCRPSGLDLTTPTVQPTKLLPQPAASNSEKEEVFAVPKYQMKAKNRSRSSSSLTASRIHPPPLVSAASDPALNLNNNVLLAQLLTNNTSGVHTMNMTADNVMPTVTQTTTTMKHILPMFPPSASPTQVTTTHHITTPVTVQTMQTSTMQVQPQQQAMQQTTCSQQMLLNTNTQAHQSQNSPGSPKDSSNAHSPQGLNLSPLHSPMSIGSPLSPSRGYIKGESERGQYKEQRRVGHIHAEQKRRYNIKNGFDMLHNLIPQLNQNPNTKMSKAAMLQKGADYIRQLRAERNQLKEEMDTLRHQIECLNTSISNCQSMLPATGAPISRHRTNKMKEMFDEYVRTRTRENWKFWIFSVLLEPLMISFNTSVSTASIEDLYRSTILWVEQHCSLVDLRPAVLNSLRYLCTATDILSDPGRLPEEALAAVNRTERRRSTQ is encoded by the exons TTATATTGAAGCAGAACACGCTGGTGTGCCAGTTCGCGTCTCCATTGGATGTTGATACTCATAATAAACCCGAG GCGGTAGTCTTAGAGGGCAAATACTGGAAGCGAAAACTTGCTGCGGTTACTGCGGAGTACAAGAAATGGCGTATGTTCTACCGGAACAAAATCCTTGGTTGGACGAACAAGGATGGCACCGAGATG AAAATGGCGGTATCGTTTCAGATGGAATCGATGGACGTGTTAGATTGGGGCAACGGATTGGGCATCTCGGGCAACTATGGTGCAGGTACAGGCAGCACACACGGTGGGACCAGTGGGACTCCAGGAGGAGAGAGTATGATGGTTGATGAAGATTACATGGAGCTCATGACTGATACGTTATTTTCGACAATCAGTTCAAATCAACCAATATACTTTCCCGATCCGAGAGAAATTG CGCGTGGAGCTAGTCTGGCGGATTTTATACAACCCAGCTTGGGACCGCTCCAGCCAAATTTAGATGATTTTATGGACACTCTTGAACCGTTGCAAG aatttttaaattcgaAGTTGCCCCCTGTCCCGGAAGAGGACGACATGTTTCGAAATAGTACCTTGAACGCGAACTATCCTGATCTCGACTTAATGACGCCTATGAATCAGATAAACGAGCTGAGCCAAGAATCAGCAGCAAAGAACGAGCAAGCTTCACAGCAGCCAGCGTTAGCACAGAACGAACAAGGAGGTACTATACAGAATCTGCAATACACTGCAAAAATATATACTCAACCTCAGCCAGAGCCAACGAATGCGTTCAGGAATAATAT AACTCTGAGTGAGAATTATAGTACCATACAACAAAGTTATGAACCCGCTGCAACCAGTCAACCTGTCAGGGAGAAAAGTCGGCCAAGTAGAGTTTCTTCGAGGAATAGTCGAGTGATCCAGCAACCTCAGCAACAACGGACATCAACGTATCAACGAACGGCGCAACAACAAAATTCAGCGTACCAACAACAACAAGCTCCGCAGCAACAATCTTACGCCATGGAGATCCAATCCGTTCAATTAACACCGGTTCAAAATCAAGTGCAGATGCCAGCGTTGAACGACCAGTCTGCTCAAATCCCGCCTATCGCTGCTCATGTTCAAAATCTGGTAACGGTACAGCAAACTTTTGGACAAACAAATTCTACAGTGTCGACGCAACACAGGAGCATCAGGCCTCTACCACCGGTCGCACCGATCTCATCAAAACCGTACAAAGTCGTTCAACCGCAACAGTGTTATAAGTTTCCCACACTTCCGCAAAACTTTAATGCGCAGCAATGCAAATTCAACACCAATAATTTCAAG ACACACCCACCGCAACAAGTCGTATCGGTTTCCGCGGAGCAACCGTCGCAATCACCGATACTGTTACAGTGCAGACCCTCCGGTTTGGATCTTACTACGCCGACCGTACAACCTACGAAATTGTTACCGCAACCTGCCGCGTCCAATTCGGAGAAAGAGGAAGTTTTTGCCGTACCCAAG TATCAGATGAAAGCAAAGAATAGGTCTCGAAGTAGTTCGTCCTTAACCGCATCAAGAATCCATCCGCCACCATTAGTATCAGCGGCGAGCGATCCCGCTCTAAATCTAAATAACAATGTTTTGCTCGCACAGTTACTCACGAATA ACACATCTGGTGTACACACAATGAATATGACGGCTGATAATGTAATGCCGACAGTGACCCAAACAACTACTACTATGAAACACATCTTACCTATGTTTCCACCTTCAGCTTCGCCTACGCAGGTAACAACCACCCACCATATTACCACGCCGGTCACTGTCCAAACCATGCAAACATCTACGATGCAAGTGCAACCGCAACAACAG GCAATGCAACAGACTACTTGCAGCCAACAAATGCTATTAAATACAAACACCCAAGCGCATCAGTCACAAAATAGTCCCGGGTCACCAAAGGATAGTTCTAACGCGCACAGTCCTCAAGGGTTAAACCTCAGTCCTTTGCACAGTCCGATGAGTATAGGAAGCCCATTGTCACCGAGTAGAGGTTACATAAAAGGTGAATCAGAACGAGGACAATACAAAGAACAAAGACGAGTCGGGCACATTCATGCGGAACAAAAACGtagatataatattaaaaatggatTTGACATGCTGCACAATTTGATACCGCAGCTTAATCAAAATCCGAATACGAAGATGAGCAAAGCCGCTATGCTGCAAAAAGGAGCAGATTATATTAGGCAGTTAAGGGCGGAGAGGAATCAGTTGAAGGAGGAGATGGATACTTTAAGACATCAAATCGAGTGCCTTAATACGTCTATTAG TAATTGTCAATCCATGCTTCCTGCAACGGGTGCTCCAATTTCTAGACACAGAacgaataaaatgaaagaaatgttCGATGAGTATGTACGCACGCGTACACGGGAGAATTGGAAATTTTGGATC TTCAGTGTATTGCTTGAGCCTCTAATGATTTCTTTTAATACCTCGGTATCCACCGCGAGTATTGAAG